The Actinomyces wuliandei genome contains the following window.
CCACTCGCAGAAGGACCCTGTCCACCATGCCCGTCACACCTGCCACTCCCGCTCCTCCCAGCAGCCCCTCCCCCACCCCGGCCCCCGTTGAGCCAGGGGAGCCCTCCGGCCCCCCCGCACGCACCAGCCAGGAGCCGCTGCGCATCGGGGTGCTCACCTCCGGGGGAGACGCCCAGGGCATGAACGCAGCGGTACGCGCCGTGGTACGCACCACCATCCGCCTGGGAGCCCAGCCCTACGCCGTCATGGAGGGCTGGGCAGGTGCCGTGGCCGGGGGCGAGGGCATCAGGCCCCTGGAGTGGGACTCAGTAGGCTCGGTGCTCCAGCGCGGCGGCACCGTGATCGGCACCGCCCGCTCCACGGAGTTCCGCGAGTGGGAGGGCCAGCGTGAGGCTGCGCGCCACCTGCTGGAGCACGGCATCGACCGCCTGGTGGTCATCGGCGGGGACGGCTCCCTGACCGGCACCGACGAGTTCCGCACCAACTGGCCCAGCCTCGTGGCAGACCTGGTGGAGCGCGGGGAGATCACCCCCGAGACGGCGCAGGCCCACCCGGTGCTCATGGTGACCGGGATCGTGGGCTCTATCGACAACGACCTGGTGGGCGCGGACATGACCATCGGCGCCGACTCCGCCCTGCACCGCATCCTGGAGGCCATCGACGACATCTCCTCCACGGCCGCCTCCCACCAGCGCACCTTCATCGTGGAGGTCATGGGCCGTCACTGCGGCTACCTGGCCCTCATGGCCGCCGTGGCCGGGGGCTGTGACTACGTGCTGGTGCCAGAGCTCCCCCCGGGGGAGGACTGGGAGGCCGACATGTGCGCCAAGCTCCAGGCGGGGCGCGACGCCGGGCGCCGCGAGTCCATGGTCATCGTGGCCGAGGGGGCCACGGACCGCTCGGGCCAGCGCATCACGGCCGACGACGTCAAGCAGGTCCTGGCCGACCGCCTGGGCGAGGACGCCCGGGTGACAATCCTGGGCCACGTCCAGCGCGGTGGTCGCCCCAGCGCCTACGACCGGTGGATGTCCACCCTCCTGGGGTGCGCCGCCGCCCGCGAGCTGGTGACCATGGAGCCCGGTGCCGAGCCGGTCATCATCGCCGAGCGCCACAATCGTATCCGCCGCCTGCCCATGATGGAGCAGGTCAAGGCCACCCGGGCGGTCAAGGACCTGGTGCGCGCCCAGGACTACGAGGCGGCCGTGGAGGCGCGGGGGTCGAGCTTCGCCTCCATGCTGAAGGTGTTCGAGACCATGTCCACCCCGCCGCAGGAGACGTCAGGCGGAGCCCACGCTGGGACGGCTGGGGAGGTTGGCGCGTCGGCGCAGGTGACCCTCCCCCACCCCGGCGGGCCATCAGGACGGTGGGGCACGCCAACCACCCACCGGCAGGACCGGGACACACGCCCCAGCCGGGTGGCGATCATCCACGCGGGCGGGCTGGCGCCGGGTATGAACACGGCGGCCCGGGCGGCCGTGCGCCTGGGGCTGGACCACAGCTTCACCATGCTGGGGATCTTCGGTGGGTTCCCGGGGCTCCTGGACGGCAACGTGCGCGAGCTCACCTGGGCCGATGTGGAGGGGTGGGTCGGTGACGGCGGCGCCCAGCTGGGGACGCGTCGCGAGGTGCCCACCGTGGAGCAGCTCTACGCCCTGGGCCGGGCCATCGAGTCGCACGAGATCGACGCCCTCCTGGTGATCGGGGGCTTCAACGCCTACCTGGCCGCGCATCGGCTGGTCACCGAGCGGACCCGCTACCCCGCCTTCCAGATCCCGATCGTGTGCGTGCCCGCCTCCATCGACAACAACCTGCCCGGCTCCGAGCTGAGCATCGGCACGGACACGGCGCTGAACAACGCGGTGGCGGCCCTGGACGCCGTCAAGCTCTCCGCGGCCGCCTCCCGCCGCTGCTTCGTGGCCGAGGTCATGGGCCGCAGGTGCGGCTACCTGGCGCTCATGTCCGGCCTGGCGGCCGGGGCCGAGCAGGTCTACCTGCACGAGGACGGCCTGACCCTCAGCCAGCTGGCACAGGACTCGGCGCGGATGGTGGACTCCTTCCGCTCCGGACGCAACCTCTACCTGGTCGTGCGCAACGAGCGGGCCAGCGCCAACTACACCACCGGCGTGCTGGCCCGGATCTTCACCGAGGAGGGGCAGGGCCTCTACGACGTGCGCGAGGCCGTCATCGGCCACCTCCAGCAGGGCGGCAACCCGACGCCCTTTGACCGCATCATGGCCACCAAGCTGGTGGCCGCCGCCCTTGAGCTGCTGGCCACCGAGCTGGAGGGCGGCACCGCAGGCGCCTTCTACATCGGCCTCATGGGGGGCAGGGTGGACCACCGGCCGCTGGAGCGCATGAACGACGAGCTCGACCGGGACAACCGTCGCCCGCTCCACCAGTGGTGGACGGGCCTGCGCCCGGCGATCGAGCTGGTCAGCACCCATGAGGGACTGCTGCGCCCGGAGCAGGTGCCCGACTTCGGCCAGGCTGCGGACCAGGCGGCCCAGGGGTAGACACGGCAGCCTTGGAAGGGCACGGGCGTTGCACAGCGGCTTACGCACACACAGTGGTGGGCGCGGTCTGCTGGTGTCCCCGCCAGCAGACCGCCCCTGGTGCCGCTACAGGCCCAGCATCCGCTCCAGGACGGACACCACCGCACCGGGGCGCGAGGGCACGCGGGCCGTCTGCCTCCTCGCCCTGACCCCCTCCAGGCCGTCCCCGACGGTGATACCGACGTCTGCCGCACGGATCATCGCCACGTCGTTGACGTCGTTGCCTGCCGCCACCCACGTGGAGACAGCCTGTGGCGGCAAAACGGCCGTGTGAGCGGTGGTTGCAGGCTCTCCCGCGACGTCTGTGCCCTCGTTGATGGCCGTAGAGCTCGTGGCGGCCAGCGCCTCGCCACCGGGCAGCAGCCTCATGCAGATGCTCTTGTCCACCCCCGCCGCACAGACGTCGACCACGCCGTCCTCGTGCGGGTAGGCAGTGACACCGTCAAGACGAGGACCCAACAGGGCCTGGAGGACGCCTGCGCCCTCTGCGGCGCCAGCCCCCAACCGGGCACGGCACCCTCCGAATCAGCCAGCCCCCGGCTGACGACCGTCACCTTGAGCACGTCGTCGACCGGCACCTGGGCCGGGTCGGCGCACCACCGGCCGTCCAGGTAGTCCCGCATGTGCTCCAGCCCCGAGCCCAGCCCCTTCTCGCGACCCGGTGGCGTAAGCACTGTGAAGGAGTGCCCCTGGTCCACGTAGAGGGGTACGCCTGCGCGGAAGGCGGCGTCCACGACGGCACGCACCTGCTCCCTCCTCATGGGATGGCGAGTCTCCGCCTCCCCCAGACGCACGAGCGCACCGTTGAGGCAGGCCGTGCCGTACAGGCAGGCTACAGCGTCTCCCAGCACCTCGGCCACGCCCCTGGGCGCCCGTGACGTCGCCACGATGACGGAGACGTCCCCACGGCGCGAGACACGCCTGAGAAAGGAGGGTAACTGGGGGTCTGCGACCCCGTCGAAGACGACGGTGCCGTCCAGGTCCGTCACCAGGGCCACCGGACTGGTCAGCACCAGCCGCTCGCTCTCGCGATATCGGGGATGACCCGGCGCTGAAAGGTGGACTCGCCGCCGGGCAAACAGGTCATGGGTAGCCACTCCAGCGCCTCGATCTCAGAGTGGGGCTGCGGGTCACCGGTGATATCGCATATGTAGACGACAATGGTGATCGGCCTGCCCTGGTCGAAGACAGAGACGTCCTCGTAGGTGCCGAAGTAGGTGGCCGACGCCAGCGAGGCGCCTAGCTCCTCGGAGAGCTCGCGACGAAGGCAGTCAATATGCGACTCGCCCGCTTCCGGCTTGCCGCCGGGCGATATGAGTTCGGTCGTGCCTCGCTTACGGACAAGCAGCACACGGTCGTCACGGACGATGGCCGCGGCACACTTGACAAGAGGCTGTCCCTCCTCCGCGTCAGACCGCACCGGCTCTCTCCTTCCTCGAATGGCAGCGCAGGGCGTATTCGGGCAACCAACGCCCGCACCACAGTGACAGTGCCAGGGAGGGCAGTGCCAGGGAGGGCAGTGCCAGGGACGGCCCCAGGAACCAGAGGCTACGGACCAGAGGTACCTAGAGCATGGCTGACGACCTCTGTGCGCGACTGGCACTCCAGCAAGGTGAGCAGCTCGGAGACGTAGATGCGGACAGTGCCCTCACTGAGCCCGGTGCGGCGGGCGATCTCCCGGTTGGTCAGCCCGTCCAGGATCCCCTGGTAGACCGGGACCAGACGAGAAGGTATCCCGGTAGCGGTGCTGCTGACGTCGCCACCCCCGGACCCCGCATCACCAGACCCGTGACCGCCTGTATCACTGCCACCCGTGTCGCTGCTACCACCTGCCTCACCGTCGCTGCCATCCTCCCTGTCCCGTGGGTGCTGGACAAGTGCCTCAAGGAGGTCGCCAGGCCAGTCAGACAGCACCACCTGGCCCTCCGCCGCCCGCAGGAGCTGGTCACCCAGGCGAGGGGACCAGCCCTCGTTCTTGTCCACGAAGGCCACGACACCCGCCTCGACCGCACCCTGCAAGACCCCCTCGCCCCTGTATGCGGTCATGACAGCCACGCGTCCACCATGGTCCGAGTACCGCAACCTCTTCAGCAGCGCGGAGGCACCCAGGTCGGTACTGTCCCAGTCTAAAATGACCAGGTCCACAGCCCGCTCCGCCAGGAAGCCCAGCGCCCGGCTCCCGTCGTCGGTGCAACCCACCACGTCAAAGCGCGGACCCCCACCCAGGCCTGCCTCCAGGGCGCGGCGTGTGACGGAGGCGGCACCGACGACAAGGACCCGCAGGGGGCTGGCTGCCTCTTCTCCGGTCATCGTGACTCCCTCCTACATCTCCCCCGGAGCGCTGCCAGCGTAACAGCCGCGCCCAGAACGGCCGTGATCTCTGGCTAGCGCAGGCCTTAACAGTCATCAGCGCCTTCCAGGCCACCTGCACCACGCTCAGCGGCAACCGATGGTGCGCCTCGGCTCGACCACGCAGGAGAGACCGGGCAGTAACACCAGGTAGCAGGTGTTGCGCCAGGTCCGCGACTCTCCTGCCACGGAAGCGATAAGCGCGCAGCCTGGCACGTGGTGGTTAGGTAGTGGTAGCGGGGCCTTCTCACCAGCAGGTAGGCTAACTGCGCCTTTCCCGGCACCTTCTCCCGGAACGACCATGTCCTGATGGCCGAGGAAGAAGGGGTCAGGGAGGAGGTGAGGGCCGTGCCCAGGAACCCGAGAGGTCGGCACGTCAAGGTCCGTCAGGGCCGGATAACGGCCCGGAAGGTGAGCGAACTGTTGAACGCTGTCGCTCACCTGGTCCGGGCCGTTGGTGTCCTGATGGATGCCCTCGGCCGGTGGTTCATCTGAACTGCCAGCCTCGGGGAGCCGCCCGCTTGCCTCCGGGCGGCTCCCCACCAGTATGCGCCACAGGTCAAGGACCGTCAACGCTGGAAGCCCTTACGCCAGAACCGTACTGGCCCGTCAGCCTCAGTCGCGACCTCGGAGCACAAGGTTGTCCCAGAGCTCTTCACCTTGCTTTCCCTGGGTGCCCGGACTGTCTCTGCGTCCTTGTACAGGGGCTGCTGCAGTCCCAGACGATAACCAGGAGCCGGTACCCCGGGCTCCCGGTGGACGGGCACCTCGGCGGCTCACCCCCGGTGCCGCAGCAGCAC
Protein-coding sequences here:
- a CDS encoding 6-phosphofructokinase, whose product is MPVTPATPAPPSSPSPTPAPVEPGEPSGPPARTSQEPLRIGVLTSGGDAQGMNAAVRAVVRTTIRLGAQPYAVMEGWAGAVAGGEGIRPLEWDSVGSVLQRGGTVIGTARSTEFREWEGQREAARHLLEHGIDRLVVIGGDGSLTGTDEFRTNWPSLVADLVERGEITPETAQAHPVLMVTGIVGSIDNDLVGADMTIGADSALHRILEAIDDISSTAASHQRTFIVEVMGRHCGYLALMAAVAGGCDYVLVPELPPGEDWEADMCAKLQAGRDAGRRESMVIVAEGATDRSGQRITADDVKQVLADRLGEDARVTILGHVQRGGRPSAYDRWMSTLLGCAAARELVTMEPGAEPVIIAERHNRIRRLPMMEQVKATRAVKDLVRAQDYEAAVEARGSSFASMLKVFETMSTPPQETSGGAHAGTAGEVGASAQVTLPHPGGPSGRWGTPTTHRQDRDTRPSRVAIIHAGGLAPGMNTAARAAVRLGLDHSFTMLGIFGGFPGLLDGNVRELTWADVEGWVGDGGAQLGTRREVPTVEQLYALGRAIESHEIDALLVIGGFNAYLAAHRLVTERTRYPAFQIPIVCVPASIDNNLPGSELSIGTDTALNNAVAALDAVKLSAAASRRCFVAEVMGRRCGYLALMSGLAAGAEQVYLHEDGLTLSQLAQDSARMVDSFRSGRNLYLVVRNERASANYTTGVLARIFTEEGQGLYDVREAVIGHLQQGGNPTPFDRIMATKLVAAALELLATELEGGTAGAFYIGLMGGRVDHRPLERMNDELDRDNRRPLHQWWTGLRPAIELVSTHEGLLRPEQVPDFGQAADQAAQG
- a CDS encoding HAD family hydrolase; this translates as MLTSPVALVTDLDGTVVFDGVADPQLPSFLRRVSRRGDVSVIVATSRAPRGVAEVLGDAVACLYGTACLNGALVRLGEAETRHPMRREQVRAVVDAAFRAGVPLYVDQGHSFTVLTPPGREKGLGSGLEHMRDYLDGRWCADPAQVPVDDVLKVTVVSRGLADSEGAVPGWGLAPQRAQASSRPCWVLVLTVSLPTRTRTAWSTSVRRGWTRASA
- a CDS encoding NUDIX hydrolase, with the protein product MRSDAEEGQPLVKCAAAIVRDDRVLLVRKRGTTELISPGGKPEAGESHIDCLRRELSEELGASLASATYFGTYEDVSVFDQGRPITIVVYICDITGDPQPHSEIEALEWLPMTCLPGGESTFQRRVIPDIARASGWC
- a CDS encoding LuxR C-terminal-related transcriptional regulator — protein: MTGEEAASPLRVLVVGAASVTRRALEAGLGGGPRFDVVGCTDDGSRALGFLAERAVDLVILDWDSTDLGASALLKRLRYSDHGGRVAVMTAYRGEGVLQGAVEAGVVAFVDKNEGWSPRLGDQLLRAAEGQVVLSDWPGDLLEALVQHPRDREDGSDGEAGGSSDTGGSDTGGHGSGDAGSGGGDVSSTATGIPSRLVPVYQGILDGLTNREIARRTGLSEGTVRIYVSELLTLLECQSRTEVVSHALGTSGP